The following proteins are co-located in the Streptococcus downei MFe28 genome:
- the scrK gene encoding fructokinase ScrK: MTKLYGSVEAGGTKFVCAVGDENFQVIEKVQFPTTTPYETIDKTVAFFKKFEDDLQGVAIGSFGPVDIDENSKTYGYITKTPKPNWSNVNLVGLISKEFKVPFYFTTDVNSSAYGEAMVRQGVENLVYYTIGTGIGAGTIQRGEFVGGTGHTEAGHVYVALHPSDIANDFHGTCPFHNGCLEGLAAGPSLEARTGIRGELIEQHSDVWDVQAYYIAQAAVQATLLYRPEVIVFGGGVMVQEHMLRRVREKFTHLLNDYLPVPPVEEYIVTPAVAGNGSATLGNFALAKKVAERFD; this comes from the coding sequence ATGACGAAATTATACGGAAGTGTGGAAGCTGGGGGAACCAAGTTTGTCTGTGCTGTTGGCGATGAAAATTTTCAGGTAATCGAAAAGGTGCAATTTCCAACAACGACTCCCTATGAAACCATTGATAAGACGGTAGCATTCTTCAAAAAATTTGAGGATGATCTCCAAGGGGTTGCTATCGGCTCTTTTGGTCCTGTTGATATTGATGAAAATTCCAAGACCTATGGCTATATCACCAAGACACCTAAGCCCAACTGGTCCAATGTTAATCTGGTTGGCCTGATTTCAAAGGAGTTCAAGGTTCCTTTCTACTTTACTACCGACGTGAATTCTTCTGCCTATGGGGAAGCTATGGTTCGTCAGGGTGTTGAGAATCTGGTTTACTACACCATCGGTACAGGGATTGGTGCAGGCACTATCCAAAGGGGCGAATTTGTTGGTGGAACGGGTCATACCGAGGCTGGTCACGTTTATGTTGCCCTTCATCCAAGTGATATTGCTAATGATTTTCATGGGACTTGTCCTTTCCACAACGGTTGTCTGGAAGGCCTAGCAGCTGGTCCCTCTCTGGAGGCCCGCACAGGTATTCGGGGAGAATTGATTGAGCAACATTCAGATGTTTGGGATGTTCAAGCCTACTATATTGCCCAGGCTGCTGTCCAGGCTACCCTCCTCTATCGGCCAGAGGTTATCGTCTTTGGAGGTGGTGTCATGGTTCAGGAGCATATGCTTCGCCGAGTTCGGGAAAAATTCACTCACCTGCTCAATGACTACCTCCCAGTCCCACCAGTTGAAGAGTATATTGTGACCCCAGCTGTTGCTGGTAATGGTTCGGCCACCCTAGGGAATTTTGCCCTAGCCAAGAAGGTGGCAGAACGCTTTGACTGA
- a CDS encoding M24 family metallopeptidase, with product MFEARVEKLVVALKQTVCDGFLVTNLTNIYYLTGFHGTAGTVFISENHRLFLTDARYSLLAREQVKGFEIIESRQPLAEIAKLIRTEKLSTIGFEGEAVSFNFYQQLQTIFSDYQLQSQTNLIENLRMIKDEGEIETIRQACKISDKAFLEALDFIKPNQTSELELANFLDFRMRELGASGPSFDFIVASGQRSAMPHGRASQKIIRPGETLTMDFGCIFNHYVSDITRTIHIGQPSDEERTVYELVLKSNQAVIDAVKAGMKRCDYDGVARQVIAQAGYGEFFTHGIGHGIGLDIHEIPYFGQSSDSIEAGMTITDEPGIYLDGKFGVRIEDDILVTETGCQVLTQAPKELIII from the coding sequence GTGTTTGAGGCACGAGTGGAAAAATTAGTGGTAGCCCTGAAGCAGACGGTTTGCGACGGCTTTTTGGTGACCAATCTGACCAATATCTATTATTTAACAGGCTTTCATGGGACGGCTGGAACCGTCTTCATTTCCGAGAACCACAGGCTCTTTCTGACGGATGCTCGTTACAGCCTGCTGGCTCGAGAACAAGTCAAGGGCTTTGAGATTATTGAAAGCCGTCAACCTCTAGCCGAGATTGCTAAGTTGATTAGGACGGAAAAGCTGTCCACCATCGGCTTTGAGGGAGAGGCGGTTTCCTTTAATTTCTATCAGCAGTTGCAGACCATTTTTTCAGACTATCAGCTGCAATCGCAAACCAATCTCATTGAGAATTTGCGGATGATTAAGGATGAGGGTGAAATTGAAACCATTCGTCAGGCCTGTAAAATCTCTGATAAGGCCTTCTTGGAGGCCTTAGATTTTATTAAGCCCAATCAGACCAGCGAGCTTGAGCTGGCTAATTTTCTTGATTTTCGTATGCGAGAACTGGGAGCCAGCGGGCCATCTTTTGACTTTATCGTGGCCTCAGGCCAGCGTTCTGCTATGCCCCATGGCCGAGCTAGCCAGAAGATTATCCGCCCAGGCGAAACCCTGACTATGGACTTTGGTTGTATTTTCAATCACTATGTCAGCGACATCACTCGGACCATTCATATCGGCCAACCTTCTGATGAGGAGCGAACTGTTTACGAACTTGTTCTCAAGAGTAATCAGGCTGTCATCGATGCGGTTAAGGCTGGTATGAAACGCTGTGATTATGATGGCGTAGCTCGTCAAGTCATCGCCCAGGCTGGCTATGGTGAATTCTTCACTCATGGCATTGGTCATGGCATCGGCCTAGACATTCATGAGATTCCTTACTTTGGCCAGTCCAGCGACTCGATTGAGGCTGGCATGACTATTACCGATGAGCCTGGGATTTACTTAGATGGAAAATTCGGGGTAAGGATTGAAGATGATATCTTGGTGACCGAGACAGGCTGTCAGGTTCTGACTCAGGCCCCCAAGGAATTGATTATCATATAG
- a CDS encoding deoxycytidylate deaminase: MTKERLSWQDYFMANAELISKRSTCDRAYVGAVLVKDKRIIATGYNGGVSESDNCNEVGHYMEDGHCIRTVHAEMNALIQCAKEGISTKNTEIYVTHFPCINCTKALLQAGIKKITYKADYRPNALAIELMEQKGVDYIQHDVPHIILGEY, encoded by the coding sequence ATGACGAAAGAAAGATTATCCTGGCAGGATTATTTCATGGCCAATGCCGAGCTCATTTCTAAGCGCTCGACCTGCGACCGAGCCTATGTCGGGGCAGTTCTGGTTAAGGATAAGCGAATTATTGCCACGGGTTATAACGGTGGCGTTTCTGAGTCCGACAACTGTAATGAGGTCGGCCATTATATGGAAGATGGCCACTGTATTCGAACGGTCCACGCCGAGATGAATGCCCTGATTCAATGCGCTAAAGAAGGCATTTCCACTAAAAATACGGAAATCTATGTTACCCATTTTCCCTGTATCAACTGTACCAAGGCGCTCTTGCAGGCGGGTATTAAGAAAATCACCTACAAGGCTGACTATCGCCCCAATGCCCTAGCTATCGAGCTGATGGAGCAAAAGGGCGTGGACTATATCCAGCACGATGTCCCCCATATTATCTTGGGAGAGTACTAG
- a CDS encoding sucrose-specific PTS transporter subunit IIBC: protein MDYAKVASDVITAVGKDNLVAGAHCATRLRLVLKDDDKVDQAALDNNPDVKGTFKMDGQYQVIIGAGDVNHVYAELINQTGLKEVSTDEVKQIAAQGHKQNPIMAFIKILSEIFVPIIPALVAGGLLMAVNNIFKSEGLFGSQSLIAQYPQISGISDMLTVLADAPFIYMPVLLGISTAKRFGGNQYLGAALGLMMSSQELQEAVAKAAKFSLDWNFFGWHLHAAQYTSQVIPAIIAVWVMCHIEKWFHKHLHSAVDFTFTPLLTMIISGFLTFALIGPVFGQVSDWVANGLVWLYDTLGFLGMGIFGAIYTPIVVTGLHQSFPAFETILLNSYKAGHGSGDFIFVVASMANMAQAAAAFAIFFLTKNSKTKGLSSSAGVSALLGITEPAVFGVNLKYRFPFFTALIGSAIAAAIAGALRVIAVSLGSAGVLGLISIKPQSIPFYLICEVISFAIAFAITYYYGKTKEAKVFEAEAAVAAAEAEAESQAQEAPAEQAQEEEKKVVAETIVAPLDGQTVDLEKVNDPVFSSGAMGKGIAVKPSGNTVLSPVDGVVQIAFETGHAYGLKSKEGVEVLIHIGIDTVSLDGKGFEQKVAANQEVKKGDVLGTFDSATIKEAGLDDTTMVIVTNTADYAEVSPVASGAVKAGDDLIEVK from the coding sequence ATGGATTATGCTAAAGTAGCTTCCGACGTCATCACGGCGGTCGGGAAAGATAATCTTGTTGCCGGTGCCCACTGTGCGACTCGTCTTCGTTTGGTTTTAAAGGATGACGATAAGGTTGACCAAGCGGCGCTTGACAACAACCCTGATGTTAAGGGAACCTTCAAGATGGACGGTCAGTACCAAGTCATTATTGGTGCTGGGGATGTTAACCATGTTTATGCTGAATTGATTAATCAGACTGGTTTGAAGGAAGTTTCTACAGACGAGGTCAAGCAGATTGCTGCACAAGGTCACAAGCAAAACCCAATCATGGCTTTCATCAAGATTTTGTCTGAAATCTTCGTTCCGATCATTCCTGCCCTGGTCGCAGGTGGTCTCTTGATGGCTGTTAACAATATCTTTAAGTCAGAAGGTTTGTTCGGTTCACAATCTTTGATTGCTCAATACCCACAAATTTCTGGTATTTCAGATATGCTGACAGTCTTGGCTGATGCCCCGTTCATCTACATGCCGGTCCTGCTTGGTATTTCGACAGCCAAGCGTTTCGGTGGTAACCAATATTTGGGTGCTGCTCTTGGCCTGATGATGAGTTCACAAGAGTTGCAGGAGGCTGTTGCTAAAGCTGCTAAGTTTTCTCTTGACTGGAACTTCTTTGGCTGGCACTTGCATGCTGCTCAATACACTAGCCAGGTTATCCCAGCTATCATTGCCGTTTGGGTAATGTGTCATATTGAAAAATGGTTCCACAAGCACCTGCATTCAGCGGTTGACTTCACCTTCACACCACTTTTGACCATGATTATCTCAGGTTTCTTAACCTTTGCCCTCATTGGTCCTGTCTTCGGACAAGTATCTGACTGGGTTGCCAACGGTCTGGTTTGGCTCTACGATACCTTAGGATTCTTAGGTATGGGTATCTTCGGTGCCATCTATACGCCAATCGTGGTTACTGGTCTCCACCAATCCTTCCCAGCCTTCGAAACAATCTTGCTTAATTCTTACAAGGCTGGTCATGGTTCAGGTGACTTCATCTTTGTCGTTGCTTCAATGGCCAATATGGCCCAAGCTGCTGCGGCCTTCGCTATCTTCTTCTTAACTAAGAATTCTAAGACCAAAGGTCTCTCAAGTTCTGCTGGTGTTTCAGCCCTGCTTGGGATTACGGAACCTGCCGTCTTCGGGGTTAACCTCAAATATCGTTTCCCATTCTTTACAGCCCTGATTGGTTCTGCTATCGCTGCAGCCATCGCAGGTGCTCTTAGAGTTATTGCCGTATCACTCGGTTCTGCCGGTGTCCTCGGTTTGATTTCTATTAAGCCCCAATCAATTCCTTTCTACTTAATTTGTGAAGTTATTTCCTTCGCTATTGCTTTTGCCATTACTTATTACTATGGTAAAACCAAGGAAGCTAAGGTCTTTGAAGCAGAAGCTGCTGTAGCGGCGGCTGAGGCTGAAGCTGAAAGCCAAGCGCAAGAAGCACCTGCTGAGCAAGCTCAAGAAGAAGAGAAGAAAGTTGTTGCTGAAACGATTGTTGCTCCTTTGGACGGTCAAACTGTTGACTTGGAAAAAGTTAATGACCCTGTCTTCTCATCTGGAGCAATGGGTAAGGGAATCGCTGTTAAACCTAGTGGTAACACAGTCCTCTCACCTGTTGATGGTGTGGTACAAATTGCCTTTGAAACCGGCCATGCCTACGGTTTGAAATCAAAGGAGGGTGTTGAAGTTCTTATCCATATCGGTATTGATACCGTTTCTTTGGATGGTAAAGGCTTCGAACAAAAGGTCGCTGCTAACCAAGAAGTCAAGAAGGGCGATGTCCTTGGAACCTTTGATTCTGCAACCATTAAGGAAGCTGGTCTGGACGACACTACCATGGTTATCGTCACCAATACCGCTGACTATGCAGAAGTCTCTCCAGTCGCATCTGGAGCTGTCAAGGCTGGCGATGATTTGATTGAAGTCAAATAA
- the nusB gene encoding transcription antitermination factor NusB: MTESRHNLRERAFQAIFSLEFGQADFLQAANFAYSYDKQGQEGKELEVPAFLLNLVKGTVDNLTEIDGLISENLKEKWSLERLTLTDRSLLRLGLYEIKYHEETPAKVALNEVIELTKAYSDQTSAKFINGILTKFVED; encoded by the coding sequence ATGACTGAATCAAGACATAATTTACGTGAACGGGCCTTTCAAGCTATCTTTAGCTTGGAATTTGGTCAGGCTGACTTTCTGCAAGCAGCTAACTTTGCCTATAGTTATGACAAGCAAGGGCAAGAAGGGAAAGAGCTGGAAGTCCCAGCCTTTCTATTGAATTTGGTTAAGGGAACTGTGGATAATCTCACGGAAATTGATGGCCTCATTAGTGAAAATCTCAAAGAAAAATGGTCCTTGGAGCGCCTTACCCTGACTGACCGTAGTCTCTTGCGCCTGGGGCTTTACGAAATTAAGTATCATGAGGAGACACCTGCTAAGGTAGCTCTCAACGAGGTTATCGAGTTGACCAAGGCCTACTCAGACCAGACCTCTGCCAAATTTATCAACGGTATCTTGACCAAGTTTGTCGAAGACTAA
- a CDS encoding sucrose-6-phosphate hydrolase, which produces MNLPTEVRYRPYADWTDKEKSEIEAHVASSPWRANYHIEPKTGLLNDPNGFSYFNGKFQLFYQNWPFGAAHGLKQWVHTESQDLVHFKETGITLQPDHENDSHGAYSGSAYPIDDKLFIFYTGNVRDENWVRDPRQVGAWMDKDGHIEKFDNILIKQPTDATEHFRDPQIFDYKGQYYAIIGAQSLDKKGFIKLYKALNNDVHNWQEVGNLDFGGTGSEYMIECPNLVFVNEQPVLLYSPQGLDKSELAYGNIYPNTYKICQTFDTNQPALVGASQIFNLDYGFEAYATEGFNMPDGRAYCVSWIGLPDIDYPTDQYDYQGAMSLVKELSIKDGKLYQYPVPATTSLRTSQESFADKARTDNCYELDLTFAADQKTELLLFADQNDHGLKLTIDNREGKIILDRSQAGVQYATEFGTIRECQLNQTHEARIFVDKSIIEIFINQGEKVFTSRVFPEAGQSGIKLVSGHASGTYYQLKG; this is translated from the coding sequence ATGAATCTACCAACAGAGGTGCGTTACCGCCCCTATGCTGACTGGACCGATAAGGAGAAATCTGAGATTGAAGCTCATGTCGCTTCTTCTCCTTGGCGGGCCAACTATCATATTGAGCCAAAGACTGGCCTTTTAAATGACCCTAATGGATTTTCTTACTTCAACGGAAAATTCCAGCTTTTCTATCAAAACTGGCCCTTCGGTGCAGCTCATGGCCTTAAACAATGGGTCCACACCGAGTCCCAGGACCTAGTTCACTTCAAAGAAACAGGTATTACCCTCCAGCCTGACCATGAAAACGATAGCCACGGAGCTTATTCTGGATCTGCCTATCCCATAGATGACAAGCTTTTCATCTTTTATACCGGTAATGTCCGAGATGAAAACTGGGTACGTGACCCTCGCCAAGTTGGGGCCTGGATGGATAAGGATGGCCATATTGAAAAATTCGACAATATCCTAATCAAACAGCCAACTGACGCCACCGAGCATTTCCGCGACCCACAGATTTTTGATTACAAGGGACAATACTACGCCATCATTGGGGCTCAAAGCCTTGATAAAAAAGGCTTTATCAAGCTTTACAAAGCCCTCAATAATGATGTCCATAACTGGCAAGAAGTCGGTAATCTGGACTTTGGCGGTACAGGCTCTGAATACATGATCGAGTGTCCAAATCTAGTCTTTGTCAATGAGCAGCCAGTCCTTCTTTATAGTCCTCAAGGTCTGGACAAGTCTGAGTTGGCCTATGGTAATATTTATCCAAACACCTATAAAATCTGTCAAACGTTTGACACAAATCAACCGGCCCTCGTTGGTGCTTCGCAAATTTTCAATCTGGATTATGGCTTTGAAGCCTATGCTACCGAAGGCTTCAATATGCCTGACGGTAGGGCCTACTGTGTCAGCTGGATTGGACTGCCAGATATCGACTATCCGACCGACCAATATGATTATCAAGGAGCGATGAGCTTGGTTAAGGAACTGTCTATCAAGGATGGCAAGCTCTACCAATATCCCGTTCCAGCCACGACCAGTCTGAGAACCAGCCAAGAATCCTTTGCTGACAAGGCTCGAACCGATAATTGCTATGAATTAGATTTGACTTTTGCTGCAGACCAGAAGACGGAACTCCTCCTCTTTGCTGACCAAAATGACCACGGGCTAAAGCTAACCATTGACAATAGGGAAGGCAAGATTATCCTCGATCGCTCTCAAGCTGGTGTCCAATATGCGACTGAATTTGGTACGATCAGGGAATGCCAGCTGAACCAAACCCATGAAGCCCGTATCTTTGTTGACAAATCCATTATTGAAATTTTCATCAATCAAGGAGAAAAGGTCTTTACCAGCCGAGTCTTCCCAGAGGCAGGACAAAGCGGCATTAAGCTGGTTTCGGGTCATGCCAGTGGAACTTATTATCAACTAAAGGGATAA
- a CDS encoding MDR family MFS transporter, producing the protein MSRSTHDIHGKSYNRTAMIVLLLVATFAGVLNQTSLGTAIPTLMKSFDISLSTAQEATTWFLLANGIMIPVSAYLATRFSTKWLYFSAYVILVVGLLMTTLAPTSNWNIFLAGRIIQACSVGITMPLIQVVMVNVFPAEQRGAAMGLNGLVVGLAPAIGPTLAGWILKQNFSLFGHDLSWRAIFIIPLAILILSLILSPFLIKDVVDNKSVKLDLPSLVLSILGFGSFLWGFTNVADHGWGNMGYVIAPIIIGLIVIILFAYHQLHMDQPFLDISVFENKQFLVTTIAIALSMMAMMGVEMMLPLYMQNVHGLSALDSGLALLPGALMMGIVSPISGSVYDKVGARRLAMIGFTILGIGTVPFIFLTASTPDHFITLLYAVRMFGIATIMMPLTASAMSALPPHEAAHGTAANNTVRQIASAIVVAFLSSVTQNVINDNKPSAALKAMDPLKYGSKMIDANLSGFHVSFTLGLSFAILGFLVALLLRKGKIIEKEDDDK; encoded by the coding sequence ATGTCGAGAAGTACGCATGATATTCATGGGAAATCCTATAATCGGACAGCCATGATTGTTCTCTTGCTGGTGGCGACCTTCGCTGGGGTTCTCAACCAAACCAGCCTGGGGACAGCTATTCCAACCCTGATGAAGAGCTTTGATATCTCTTTGTCAACGGCCCAAGAGGCGACCACTTGGTTCCTCCTAGCCAACGGGATTATGATTCCGGTTTCGGCTTATCTGGCTACTCGTTTTTCCACCAAATGGCTCTATTTTAGTGCCTATGTCATCCTGGTCGTGGGACTTCTGATGACCACTCTGGCTCCAACGTCCAACTGGAATATTTTCTTAGCTGGACGGATTATTCAAGCCTGTTCTGTTGGGATTACAATGCCTTTGATTCAGGTGGTCATGGTAAATGTCTTCCCTGCTGAACAAAGGGGGGCTGCCATGGGACTCAATGGTCTGGTTGTTGGTCTAGCACCGGCTATTGGGCCAACTCTGGCCGGTTGGATTCTCAAGCAGAACTTTAGTCTCTTTGGTCACGATTTGAGCTGGCGGGCTATCTTTATCATTCCTTTGGCTATTTTGATTTTGTCCCTCATCCTGTCCCCCTTCTTAATTAAGGATGTTGTTGATAATAAGTCTGTCAAGTTGGACTTACCTTCTCTGGTTCTGTCTATCCTTGGTTTTGGCAGCTTCCTTTGGGGCTTCACTAATGTTGCCGACCATGGTTGGGGAAATATGGGTTATGTCATTGCGCCGATTATTATTGGGCTGATCGTTATCATCCTTTTTGCCTACCACCAGCTGCATATGGATCAACCCTTCTTGGATATTTCGGTTTTTGAAAACAAACAGTTTCTTGTGACAACCATTGCCATTGCCCTCTCCATGATGGCCATGATGGGAGTCGAAATGATGCTGCCCCTCTATATGCAAAATGTTCACGGCCTGTCTGCCCTTGACTCTGGTCTGGCCCTCTTGCCAGGTGCTCTCATGATGGGGATTGTCAGTCCAATTTCTGGTAGTGTCTACGATAAGGTTGGTGCCCGTCGCCTGGCCATGATTGGCTTTACAATTCTGGGAATTGGAACGGTGCCCTTTATCTTCCTGACGGCTTCGACACCTGACCACTTCATCACCCTGCTCTATGCCGTTCGGATGTTCGGTATCGCTACGATTATGATGCCACTGACAGCCAGTGCCATGAGTGCCCTGCCACCCCATGAAGCTGCCCACGGTACCGCCGCCAACAATACGGTTCGCCAGATTGCCTCTGCCATCGTTGTGGCCTTCCTGTCAAGTGTGACCCAAAATGTTATCAACGACAATAAGCCATCTGCTGCCTTGAAAGCCATGGATCCCTTGAAGTATGGTTCAAAAATGATTGATGCTAACCTGTCTGGCTTCCATGTTTCCTTTACTCTGGGCCTATCCTTCGCTATTCTAGGTTTCCTTGTGGCCCTCTTGTTGCGTAAGGGTAAGATTATTGAAAAGGAGGATGATGACAAATGA
- a CDS encoding DUF4811 domain-containing protein yields MIIVIIALATLATFSSWMLLSSKALRYGLGILSLIVLGGSVYLLTDHFVNHTGMTVETKTMTQKVYTAGDSKLPFGVLVYQELGSKSDSKVLVYRTKQADKDAKPHFVPDTKHATEAVKKAATYQLADVKEAQVKTTTKRYVWKSKTAKLLYGFGGESGELVSQKSVVQVPKDTWLVLSKEQSEKLPDIAKKMQAQLATDPAKAQATQELAKSNPQAYAEMQVKALKQALNIKE; encoded by the coding sequence ATGATTATTGTAATTATTGCTCTAGCAACCCTGGCAACCTTTAGCTCCTGGATGCTCTTGTCCTCAAAAGCTTTGCGCTATGGTCTGGGAATCCTCTCTCTCATAGTTCTGGGTGGTTCTGTCTATCTCCTGACCGACCATTTTGTCAATCATACCGGCATGACGGTTGAAACGAAGACGATGACACAAAAGGTTTATACAGCTGGTGACAGCAAGTTGCCTTTCGGTGTTTTGGTTTATCAGGAGCTGGGGAGCAAGTCCGACAGTAAGGTCCTGGTTTACCGAACTAAGCAAGCAGATAAGGATGCCAAACCCCACTTTGTGCCGGATACCAAGCACGCGACAGAAGCGGTTAAGAAGGCAGCAACCTACCAATTGGCTGATGTCAAAGAAGCCCAAGTCAAGACCACAACTAAACGCTATGTTTGGAAATCAAAAACGGCCAAATTGCTCTATGGCTTTGGCGGTGAATCTGGCGAGCTAGTCTCACAAAAGTCAGTCGTACAAGTGCCTAAGGACACCTGGTTGGTTCTCTCCAAGGAACAATCCGAAAAATTACCAGACATCGCCAAGAAAATGCAAGCCCAGTTGGCTACAGACCCAGCCAAGGCTCAAGCAACTCAAGAACTGGCCAAGTCAAATCCACAAGCCTACGCTGAGATGCAAGTCAAAGCACTCAAGCAAGCCCTCAATATTAAAGAATAA
- a CDS encoding LacI family DNA-binding transcriptional regulator has translation MVAKLTDVAKLAGVSPTTVSRVINNKGYLSEKTKAKVYAAMRELGYKPNNLARGLQGKSSKLIGLIFPKISNIFYAEIIEHLETSLFHQGYKVIICNSQNESDKERDYLEMLAANQVDGIISSSHNLDIEDYERVEAPIVAFDRNLAPHIPVISSDNFEGGKLAADNLQKVGCQKIVMFTGNDNSNSTTGLRRQGFSCVLPKAKVFNIPSDYSAIRKEMEIKTILEQERPQGIFTSDDMTAILTMKIADDLGIRVPQDLNIIGYDGTQFVENYFPQLTTIKQPIKEIAELLVDVLLAKIEGKEVQESYTLPVSLLTGKSL, from the coding sequence ATGGTCGCAAAACTAACTGATGTTGCTAAATTGGCAGGGGTTAGCCCCACAACCGTCTCTCGTGTTATCAATAACAAGGGCTACCTCTCAGAAAAAACCAAGGCCAAGGTTTATGCTGCCATGCGTGAATTAGGCTACAAGCCCAACAATCTGGCACGGGGTCTGCAGGGAAAATCCTCCAAGCTGATTGGGCTGATTTTTCCAAAAATCTCCAATATTTTCTACGCCGAGATTATTGAACATTTAGAGACCAGCCTCTTTCATCAGGGTTACAAGGTCATCATTTGCAACAGCCAGAATGAGTCCGACAAGGAGCGAGACTATCTGGAAATGCTGGCCGCCAATCAGGTCGATGGCATCATCTCTTCCAGCCATAATCTAGATATTGAGGACTATGAGCGTGTTGAGGCTCCTATTGTGGCCTTTGACCGTAATCTAGCCCCCCACATTCCTGTTATTTCTTCCGATAACTTTGAAGGGGGCAAACTAGCCGCCGACAACCTCCAGAAGGTCGGTTGTCAAAAAATTGTCATGTTTACAGGTAATGATAATTCCAATTCAACAACAGGCTTGCGCCGTCAGGGCTTTAGTTGCGTCCTTCCCAAGGCCAAGGTGTTCAATATTCCCAGCGACTATTCCGCCATCCGTAAGGAGATGGAGATCAAGACCATTCTGGAACAAGAAAGGCCTCAGGGAATCTTCACGTCTGATGATATGACGGCCATTCTGACCATGAAGATTGCTGATGATCTGGGGATTCGAGTTCCTCAAGACTTAAATATTATCGGCTATGATGGCACCCAGTTTGTGGAAAATTATTTCCCTCAGTTGACCACCATCAAACAGCCCATCAAGGAAATCGCCGAACTCCTGGTTGATGTCCTCCTAGCCAAGATTGAAGGCAAGGAAGTCCAAGAGAGCTATACCCTCCCCGTCAGCCTCCTCACAGGAAAATCCCTATAA
- a CDS encoding Asp23/Gls24 family envelope stress response protein gives MTETIGDIVISPRVLEVITGIAATKVEGVYSLNNKAVTDNISKTTLSRGVYLTTSDDDKVTADIYLQLQYGVNVPAVSIEVQRAVKSAVYDMAEVELSDVNVHVVGIVPEKTPKPDMTALFDEDFLDD, from the coding sequence ATGACAGAAACAATCGGAGATATTGTCATTTCTCCTCGTGTCTTGGAAGTAATCACAGGGATTGCGGCCACGAAGGTTGAAGGCGTTTATTCCCTCAATAATAAGGCCGTTACTGATAATATCAGTAAAACCACTCTGAGTCGTGGGGTCTATCTCACGACCAGTGATGATGATAAAGTAACAGCAGATATTTACCTGCAGTTGCAGTATGGTGTCAATGTTCCTGCTGTCTCCATTGAAGTCCAAAGAGCTGTTAAATCGGCCGTTTATGATATGGCTGAAGTTGAACTATCTGATGTCAATGTCCATGTCGTGGGAATTGTCCCTGAAAAGACACCAAAACCAGACATGACAGCCCTATTTGACGAGGACTTCCTGGATGACTGA
- the efp gene encoding elongation factor P: MIEASKLRAGMTFVAGDGKLIRVLEASHHKPGKGNTVMRMKLRDVRSGSTFDTTYRPEEKFEQAIIETVPAQYLYKMDDTAYFMNNETYDQYEIPVANVENELRYILENGEVKIQFYGTEVIGVQVPTTVELTVTDTQPSIKGATVTGSGKPATLETGLVVNVPDFIEVGQKLVINTQEGTYVSRA; this comes from the coding sequence ATGATTGAAGCAAGTAAGCTTAGAGCTGGTATGACTTTCGTGGCAGGCGATGGTAAGTTGATTCGTGTCTTGGAAGCCAGCCACCACAAACCAGGTAAGGGTAATACGGTAATGCGGATGAAACTGCGTGATGTTCGCTCAGGTTCAACCTTTGATACAACCTACCGTCCAGAAGAAAAATTTGAACAGGCCATCATTGAAACGGTGCCTGCTCAATACCTTTACAAGATGGATGATACAGCCTACTTCATGAATAACGAAACTTACGACCAATATGAAATTCCTGTTGCCAATGTGGAAAATGAATTGCGCTACATTTTGGAAAATGGCGAAGTTAAGATTCAATTCTACGGAACAGAAGTGATTGGGGTGCAAGTTCCAACAACCGTTGAATTGACCGTTACTGATACCCAACCTTCAATCAAGGGAGCTACAGTAACTGGATCTGGTAAACCAGCTACCCTGGAAACAGGTCTGGTGGTTAACGTTCCAGACTTTATCGAAGTGGGTCAAAAATTGGTGATCAATACCCAAGAAGGTACCTACGTCTCCCGTGCCTAA